A genomic stretch from Candidatus Dormiibacterota bacterium includes:
- a CDS encoding sigma-70 family RNA polymerase sigma factor encodes MTRSQAGDQDAISELATQVRPMVQRYAGRFFSDPARAEDLAQTAMMKAFARVGDVRSPGAFQAWLLRIARNECLNELARQKHAQLPLSTLADGGLEIEAPAGGDGDPEEALLRSQLQALVRRVAATLPTHYRQALTMRALEDRTYEEISAALDVPVPVARLWYCRARKRFRSAFVTMMVARRNVPAVCQEMGEAIAELIEGTLPTGDRGRVQEHLGGCHVCRQTEDELRNTAFRAPARGFIIGLGLLRLGWKLPQRVRDGVSHAPHAMSKLAVTGVGGVAVATAVVAGSPILPTPAHANDSGSAGHLRLSGSSAGHRGGVELVSDPVRTASVMGAPQALAGVPDLTGMDNLALVIQRLDDISPNILHLSSLRLVPQTEAALARHVDGARTTAAGAVDDLTVQQQRAQEKARQQREQQQQQQARQAHQQPALNGPPPNGQPAASGQPASSGNPAPGAPSGAGAPPAPGSPSQQGGAQSGGNPPPNLH; translated from the coding sequence GTGACCCGGTCCCAGGCCGGCGACCAGGACGCGATCAGCGAGCTTGCCACTCAGGTGCGGCCGATGGTCCAGCGGTATGCGGGCCGGTTCTTCTCCGACCCTGCGAGGGCGGAGGACCTGGCGCAGACCGCGATGATGAAGGCGTTCGCGCGGGTGGGCGACGTTCGCTCGCCGGGCGCCTTCCAGGCCTGGCTGCTGCGCATCGCGCGCAACGAGTGCCTCAACGAGCTGGCCCGCCAGAAGCACGCCCAGCTGCCCCTCTCCACCCTCGCCGACGGCGGCCTCGAGATCGAGGCGCCCGCGGGCGGCGACGGCGACCCCGAGGAGGCGCTGCTCCGCAGCCAGCTCCAGGCGCTGGTGCGCCGGGTGGCGGCGACGCTGCCCACCCACTACCGCCAGGCGCTGACGATGCGGGCCCTCGAGGACCGCACCTACGAGGAGATCAGCGCGGCGCTCGACGTGCCCGTTCCGGTTGCCCGGCTGTGGTACTGCCGGGCTCGCAAGCGCTTCCGCTCCGCCTTCGTGACCATGATGGTCGCCCGCCGCAACGTGCCGGCGGTCTGCCAGGAGATGGGCGAGGCGATCGCGGAGCTGATCGAGGGCACGCTGCCCACCGGCGATCGCGGCCGGGTGCAGGAGCACCTCGGCGGCTGCCACGTCTGCCGCCAGACCGAGGACGAGCTGCGCAACACCGCCTTCCGGGCGCCGGCGCGCGGCTTCATCATCGGCCTCGGGCTGCTGCGCCTCGGCTGGAAGCTTCCGCAGCGCGTCCGCGACGGCGTCTCCCACGCCCCGCATGCGATGAGCAAGCTCGCCGTCACCGGTGTCGGCGGGGTGGCCGTGGCCACCGCGGTGGTCGCCGGCTCGCCGATCCTGCCGACGCCGGCCCACGCCAACGACAGCGGCTCGGCCGGTCACCTCCGGCTCAGCGGCTCCTCCGCGGGGCACCGCGGTGGCGTGGAGCTGGTCTCCGACCCGGTGCGGACCGCCTCGGTGATGGGCGCACCCCAGGCCCTGGCCGGGGTTCCCGACCTGACCGGCATGGACAACCTCGCCCTGGTCATCCAGCGGCTCGACGACATCAGCCCCAACATCCTCCACCTCTCCTCGCTGCGGCTGGTGCCGCAGACCGAGGCGGCGCTGGCGCGCCACGTCGATGGTGCGAGGACGACGGCGGCGGGAGCGGTCGACGACCTGACCGTGCAGCAGCAGCGGGCGCAGGAGAAGGCCCGCCAGCAACGCGAGCAGCAGCAGCAGCAGCAGGCCCGGCAGGCGCACCAGCAGCCGGCGCTGAACGGACCGCCCCCCAACGGCCAGCCCGCTGCCAGCGGCCAGCCGGCATCGAGCGGGAACCCGGCACCGGGCGCCCCCAGCGGCGCAGGAGCCCCGCCCGCGCCCGGAAGCCCCTCCCAGCAGGGCGGTGCCCAGTCGGGTGGCAACCCGCCCCCGAACCTGCACTGA
- a CDS encoding folylpolyglutamate synthase/dihydrofolate synthase family protein: MPPSYRESLDWLTATGSRGIRPGLERVSALLERLGNPQAGLRGALVAGTNGKGSVCAMVESACRAAGLSTVMLVKPHLRSYRERVVIDGQPVSPNGFAGLVDRIRPAVEAVEPEVGAPTQFEILTALGILAAADRRPDVLICEVGLGGRLDSTNVLDLGVAVITSVALDHGDRLGTTIAEITAEKAGIIKAGNDVVTGATGEALAVIRERAAAVGAERLLALGGEVRVTGRSLGLDGVEAEIAVGDDQASLRIPLLGLHQAENAAVALATCAMLNGRGLSLDLEAVRRGLATVRWPARLQWLPTVPPLLVDGAHNPAAVEAIVPTVREVVGDRPLVAVVGVMADKDVAGIIEALRPLAPITVFTQAGTPRAARAIDLARLWGHGARAISSLPDALTAARMLAGDEGVVLICGSIYLAGDVLALLDTGDD; encoded by the coding sequence ATGCCGCCGAGCTACCGAGAGAGCCTGGACTGGCTGACCGCCACGGGATCGCGCGGCATCCGCCCCGGTCTGGAGCGCGTCAGCGCACTGCTGGAACGCCTGGGGAACCCCCAGGCCGGCCTGCGGGGTGCCCTCGTGGCCGGGACCAACGGGAAGGGCTCGGTGTGCGCCATGGTCGAGTCCGCCTGCCGCGCCGCCGGGCTCAGCACCGTGATGCTGGTCAAGCCGCACCTGCGCTCCTACCGCGAGCGGGTGGTGATCGACGGCCAGCCGGTCAGCCCCAACGGGTTTGCCGGCCTCGTCGACCGGATCCGGCCGGCGGTGGAGGCGGTGGAGCCGGAGGTCGGCGCCCCCACCCAGTTCGAGATCCTCACCGCCCTGGGGATCCTCGCCGCCGCCGACCGGCGGCCCGACGTGCTCATCTGCGAGGTCGGCCTCGGCGGCCGGCTCGACAGCACCAACGTGCTCGACCTCGGGGTCGCGGTGATCACCTCCGTCGCCCTCGACCACGGCGACCGCCTGGGCACCACCATCGCCGAGATCACCGCCGAGAAGGCGGGGATCATCAAGGCGGGCAACGACGTGGTCACCGGCGCCACCGGCGAGGCGCTGGCGGTGATCCGCGAGCGGGCCGCGGCGGTGGGGGCGGAGCGGCTGCTCGCCCTCGGCGGCGAGGTGCGGGTCACCGGCCGAAGCCTGGGGCTGGACGGCGTCGAGGCGGAGATCGCGGTCGGCGACGACCAGGCCAGCCTGCGCATCCCGCTGCTCGGCCTCCACCAGGCGGAGAACGCCGCGGTGGCGCTGGCGACCTGCGCGATGCTGAACGGGCGGGGGCTGAGCCTCGACCTCGAGGCGGTGCGGCGCGGCCTGGCGACGGTGCGCTGGCCGGCGCGGCTGCAATGGCTCCCCACCGTCCCGCCGCTGCTCGTCGACGGTGCCCACAACCCGGCTGCGGTCGAGGCGATCGTGCCCACGGTCCGCGAGGTGGTCGGCGACCGGCCTCTCGTCGCCGTGGTCGGGGTGATGGCCGACAAGGACGTCGCCGGGATCATCGAGGCGCTGCGCCCCCTTGCGCCCATCACCGTGTTCACCCAGGCCGGCACCCCTCGCGCCGCCCGGGCGATCGACCTCGCCCGGCTGTGGGGCCACGGGGCCCGGGCGATCAGCTCACTGCCGGACGCGCTCACCGCCGCGCGGATGCTCGCCGGCGACGAGGGCGTGGTGCTGATCTGCGGATCGATCTACCTCGCGGGCGACGTGCTCGCCCTGCTCGACACCGGAGACGACTGA
- the trxA gene encoding thioredoxin, with amino-acid sequence MAETLTVTDANFQAEVLDSSIPVLVDFWATWCSPCKMIAPIVEELAGEYEGRIKITKLDVDANPVIPGQFGVMSIPTLLLFVGGKAEKRLVGYRPKTSLKTELDAVLVG; translated from the coding sequence ATGGCCGAAACCCTCACCGTCACCGACGCCAACTTCCAGGCGGAGGTGCTCGACTCGAGCATCCCCGTGCTCGTGGACTTCTGGGCGACCTGGTGCTCCCCCTGCAAGATGATCGCCCCGATCGTCGAGGAGCTGGCGGGGGAGTACGAGGGCAGGATCAAGATCACCAAGCTCGACGTCGACGCCAACCCGGTCATCCCCGGCCAGTTCGGCGTGATGAGCATCCCCACCCTCCTGCTCTTCGTCGGCGGCAAGGCCGAGAAGCGGCTGGTGGGGTATCGCCCCAAGACGAGCCTGAAGACCGAGCTCGACGCCGTCCTCGTCGGCTAG
- a CDS encoding DUF1015 domain-containing protein: protein MSSLAPLRAVRFDPGQVDLGGALAPPYDVISPEQRERLYARDLRNIVRIDYGRDEPGDRPGAEDRHTRAAGHLEAWLELGILRRDPRPAVYIADHEFVAEDGSRRTRRGLYLRTPALPWDEAAVLPHERTLRGPKEDRLALMRSTRMQTSAVFALWDTAPGIEEAMAAATATDPDAAGTTEGEVGPEHHRLWVVDDPARMGAVLEALGSSRLYIADGHHRFETAATYAAERRAAEPGAAAGADFGMTLLHLCAAGDPSIEVLPTHRLVRPAAGVPDRVADLLARLEGAFEAEPAGSLAEAVDAARDHRDGEHALAVAGLDGAFLLLAPRRAGASPRAALDVSVLQELILERACGLSADAVAGGALGYTRSVDDAEESVAAGTAALAVCLNGCTTGEIIAVSDARETMPQKSTYFYPKVPTGLVLSPL, encoded by the coding sequence CTGAGCAGCCTGGCGCCGCTCCGCGCGGTGCGCTTCGACCCGGGCCAGGTCGACCTCGGCGGCGCCCTCGCGCCCCCGTACGACGTGATCTCCCCGGAGCAGCGCGAGCGCCTCTACGCCCGCGACCTGCGCAACATCGTGCGGATCGACTACGGCCGCGACGAGCCCGGCGACCGCCCCGGCGCCGAGGATCGCCACACCCGCGCCGCCGGCCATCTCGAGGCCTGGCTCGAGCTCGGCATCCTCCGCCGCGATCCACGCCCCGCCGTCTACATCGCCGACCACGAGTTCGTCGCCGAGGACGGGAGCCGCCGCACCCGCCGCGGGCTCTACCTTCGCACCCCCGCGCTGCCCTGGGACGAGGCCGCCGTGCTCCCCCACGAGCGCACCCTGCGCGGCCCCAAGGAGGACCGCCTCGCGCTGATGCGCTCCACCCGGATGCAGACCAGCGCGGTCTTCGCGCTCTGGGACACCGCCCCGGGCATCGAGGAGGCGATGGCGGCGGCCACCGCGACCGACCCCGACGCCGCCGGCACCACCGAGGGCGAGGTCGGCCCCGAGCACCACCGCCTCTGGGTGGTCGACGACCCCGCCCGGATGGGCGCGGTGCTCGAGGCGCTGGGGTCGAGCCGGCTGTACATCGCCGACGGCCATCACCGCTTCGAGACCGCGGCCACGTACGCCGCCGAGCGCCGCGCGGCCGAGCCCGGAGCGGCCGCCGGAGCCGACTTCGGCATGACCCTGCTCCACCTCTGCGCCGCCGGGGACCCCAGCATCGAGGTGCTGCCCACCCACCGGCTGGTGCGCCCCGCCGCCGGGGTGCCGGACCGGGTCGCCGACCTGCTCGCCCGGCTCGAGGGCGCCTTCGAGGCGGAGCCGGCGGGCAGCCTGGCCGAGGCCGTGGACGCCGCCCGCGATCACCGCGACGGCGAGCACGCACTCGCGGTGGCGGGCCTGGATGGGGCCTTCCTGCTGCTCGCGCCCCGCCGCGCCGGCGCCTCCCCGCGCGCCGCCCTCGACGTCTCGGTCCTCCAGGAGCTGATCCTGGAGCGCGCCTGCGGGCTCAGCGCCGACGCGGTGGCGGGCGGTGCCCTGGGCTACACCCGCAGCGTCGACGACGCCGAGGAGAGCGTGGCCGCGGGCACCGCCGCGCTGGCGGTCTGCCTCAACGGCTGCACCACCGGGGAGATCATCGCGGTCTCCGACGCCCGCGAGACCATGCCCCAGAAGTCCACCTACTTCTATCCCAAGGTGCCGACCGGGCTGGTGCTCTCCCCCCTCTGA
- the folD gene encoding bifunctional methylenetetrahydrofolate dehydrogenase/methenyltetrahydrofolate cyclohydrolase FolD, which translates to MSAVIIDGRAVAGLIEEEVRQRVAALVATGAPPPGLEVVLCGDDPASATYVAGKSRASARVGIRSVVHTPPVSSSTEDLLALVERLDADEAVDAILVQLPLPAHADAARILDAVVPDKDVDGFHPRNLGLLAEGRPRIVPCTPAGCMELLRRHDVPVRGARAVVVGRSVIVGRPMALLLLGADATVTVCHSRTRDLAAVCREADILVAAVGRPALIDASYVKPGACVIDVGMNRVDGRLVGDVDRASVEPVAGWLTPVPRGVGPMTIAMLMRNAVDLAEAHRRAR; encoded by the coding sequence GTGAGCGCGGTGATCATCGACGGGCGCGCCGTCGCCGGCCTCATCGAGGAGGAGGTGCGGCAGCGGGTCGCCGCCCTCGTCGCCACCGGGGCGCCTCCGCCCGGCCTCGAGGTGGTGCTGTGCGGCGACGACCCCGCCTCCGCGACCTACGTCGCCGGCAAGTCGCGGGCGAGCGCGCGGGTCGGCATCCGCTCGGTGGTCCACACCCCGCCGGTGTCGAGCAGCACCGAGGACCTGCTCGCCCTGGTCGAGCGCCTCGATGCCGACGAGGCCGTCGACGCCATCCTGGTGCAGCTGCCGCTCCCCGCCCACGCCGACGCCGCCCGCATCCTCGACGCGGTGGTGCCGGACAAGGACGTCGACGGCTTCCACCCGCGCAACCTCGGCCTGCTCGCCGAGGGCCGGCCGCGGATCGTCCCCTGCACCCCGGCGGGCTGCATGGAGCTGCTCCGGCGCCACGACGTGCCCGTGCGCGGGGCCCGGGCAGTGGTGGTGGGGCGGTCGGTGATCGTCGGCCGTCCGATGGCGCTGCTGCTGCTCGGCGCCGACGCCACCGTCACCGTCTGCCACTCACGCACCCGCGACCTCGCGGCGGTCTGCCGCGAGGCCGACATCCTGGTGGCGGCGGTGGGCCGGCCCGCGCTCATCGACGCGTCCTACGTCAAGCCCGGGGCCTGCGTCATCGACGTGGGCATGAACCGGGTCGACGGCCGGCTGGTCGGTGACGTCGACCGGGCCTCGGTGGAGCCGGTGGCCGGCTGGCTCACCCCGGTGCCGCGCGGGGTCGGCCCGATGACCATCGCCATGCTGATGCGCAACGCCGTCGACCTCGCCGAGGCGCACCGCCGGGCGCGCTGA
- a CDS encoding ribbon-helix-helix protein, CopG family: MGRRISVFIDEDVLELLNEHTQASPLSRSELIGVAVRRFLRDERRRVRIPELGNDLARLIAAGDLPSRRVDGVGAAARGAPWEN; the protein is encoded by the coding sequence ATGGGCCGGCGAATCTCAGTATTCATCGACGAGGACGTCCTCGAGCTCCTCAACGAGCACACCCAGGCGTCGCCGCTGAGCCGCAGCGAGCTGATCGGCGTGGCGGTGCGCCGATTCCTGCGGGACGAGCGACGCCGGGTCCGCATCCCCGAGCTGGGCAACGACCTCGCCCGGCTGATCGCCGCGGGTGACCTCCCGTCGCGACGCGTCGACGGGGTCGGGGCAGCCGCCCGCGGTGCCCCCTGGGAGAACTGA
- a CDS encoding FmdB family zinc ribbon protein, protein MPTYGYRCECGHEFDAVQRMSDEPVAECPECGKKARRLFFPAGIVFKGSGFYKTDSRGSGGGDGAAITSTASGPSKSSSDGASAPTTAAKTGD, encoded by the coding sequence GTGCCGACCTACGGATATCGCTGCGAGTGCGGCCACGAGTTCGATGCCGTCCAGCGCATGTCCGACGAGCCGGTCGCCGAGTGCCCCGAGTGCGGGAAGAAGGCGCGACGGCTCTTCTTCCCCGCGGGCATCGTCTTCAAGGGCAGCGGCTTCTACAAGACCGACTCGCGCGGCTCGGGTGGCGGCGATGGGGCGGCGATCACCTCCACCGCCTCCGGGCCGTCGAAGAGCTCGTCGGACGGTGCCTCGGCGCCCACCACCGCCGCCAAGACCGGCGACTAG